Proteins encoded within one genomic window of Lampris incognitus isolate fLamInc1 chromosome 1, fLamInc1.hap2, whole genome shotgun sequence:
- the si:ch1073-303k11.2 gene encoding leucine-rich repeat neuronal protein 4, with protein sequence MTSLCKNLAVLLLLVSSDSFLRSASPYPRQLLFTHAASTSPPVTHKRIMFVMDVGDDDDYDDDYSDGHSSPTSASPSKNHTPLLQDRKPCHYDSCEENHGPCEHLSAQTGCLCPGLSGDDIPPHPPRLKGLVPVSDGDSKEKVEIQWCAPSSVVSGYRVMVEGHSGGPLQFGEASRRGTVESLEVGAKVCVEAVNKAGHSMRSDFSCLRYNPSKSSRLELSAGVIAGGVAFLLLLFIAAFILWKRKMCQKATSDSAEGHRNPSYSTEGPL encoded by the coding sequence ATGACGTCACTGTGCAAGAACCTGGCAGTGCTCCTACTGCTCGTGTCCTCCGACTCCTTCCTCCGTTCTGCTTCTCCGTACCCCCGCCAGCTCCTCTTTACTCACGCCGCGTCCACTTCCCCTCCCGTCACGCACAAAAGGATCATGTTTGTGATGGATGTGGGCGACGACGACGACTATGACGACGACTACTCAGACGGCCACAGCTCTCCCACCAGCGCTTCGCCCTCTAAAAACCACACCCCGCTCCTCCAAGACCGAAAGCCCTGCCACTATGACTCCTGCGAGGAGAACCATGGGCCGTGCGAGCACCTCTCAGCCCAGACCGGGTGCCTCTGCCCCGGCTTGAGTGGAGATGACATACCCCCTCACCCTCCACGCCTGAAGGGGTTGGTGCCGGTCAGCGATGGGGACAGCAAAGAGAAGGTAGAGATCCAGTGGTGCGCCCCTTCCTCGGTGGTATCTGGGTACAGGGTGATGGTCGAGGGGCATTCAGGAGGACCCCTGCAGTTTGGGGAGGCATCACGACGGGGTACGGTCGAGTCCTTGGAGGTTGGCGCCAAGGTGTGTGTGGAGGCGGTGAATAAGGCCGGACACAGTATGCGCTCCGACTTCTCCTGTCTACGGTACAATCCCTCCAAGTCCTCCAGGCTCGAGCTGAGCGCCGGGGTCATAGCAGGGGGGGTAGcgttcctcctactccttttcataGCGGCCTTCATCCTCTGGAAGCGCAAGATGTGTCAAAAAGCCACGAGCGACTCCGCCGAGGGGCACAGGAACCCCTCTTACAGCACAGAGGGACCGCTTTAA